One Setaria viridis chromosome 5, Setaria_viridis_v4.0, whole genome shotgun sequence genomic region harbors:
- the LOC117856754 gene encoding uncharacterized protein, with protein MDHEQRRQRQQRSPRGNAPGSGGGSASSGKHKGAGGKGGGKKPIKVLYISNPMRVKTSAAGFRALVQELTGRDADPSKYSPDELAGVGGAGAENPTAAADIDCGAAHGFSPGGAAASCDTVVASPSPAAADHHPDDASAVAAPYGGDYDDDEEDEDGFGSSELLEHNYAVFSPPTLLYDHHPHSKFPFC; from the exons ATGGATCACGAGCAGCGGCGCCAGCGGCAGCAGCGCAGTCCCAGGGGCAATGCTcctgggagcggcggcggcagcgcctcGTCGGGGAAGCACAAGGGggccggcggcaagggcggGGGCAAGAAGCCGATCAAGGTGTTGTACATCTCCAACCCCATGCGCGTCAAGACCAGCGCTGCCGGCTTCCGCGCCCTCGTGCAGGAGCTCACCGGCCGCGACGCCGACCCCTCCAAGTACAGCCccgacgagctcgccggcgtGGGTGGCGCGGGCGCCGAGAACCCCACCGCGGCCGCTGACATCGACTGCGGCGCCGCGCATGGGTTCAGCCCCGGGGGCGCGGCCGCGTCGTGCGACACCGTTGTTGCCAGCCCCAGCCCTGCCGCGGCGGACCACCATCCCGACGACGCctccgccgtggccgcgccgtACGGCGGGgactacgacgacgacgaggaggacgaggacggcTTCGGGTCGTCGGAGCTGCTGGAGCACAACTACGCGGTGTTCTCGCCGCCGACGCTGCTCTACGACCACCACCCGCACAGCAAG TTCCCATTCTGCTAA